A DNA window from Mya arenaria isolate MELC-2E11 chromosome 17, ASM2691426v1 contains the following coding sequences:
- the LOC128223965 gene encoding surfeit locus protein 2-like, producing MIPRVELSKQLKKLISKHPSLSFDKESGKIQCSLSGHEMPGRADAVNSYVQGKKYLKLKARQEQNFEKYKPHLVPSSKKHHEHQLFCVLTLSHVNKTPAHVERHVNGAKFKRAMARWEECQRQGVEYKPPRGRRKAQDPDNIKGKKFGGDAENEAGEISDADSLSDLYPAGDFKEDDNSENDDDIEEEPEAVNDDAEEPDAVNEDNEEEPEDENDEDQEDSDFEFEKMDTVSDHVVDTKAGGNNCTKVKFVSGGTPEPRGKKRPPQKPTNKKDKQKKKKQKTV from the exons ATGATACCGCGTGTGGAGCTGTCAAAGcagttaaaaaaacttatatcAAAACATCCATCATTGTCGTTTGACAAAGAGTCTGGAAAG ATCCAATGTTCTCTCTCCGGACATGAGATGCCAGGTAGAGCAGATGCGGTAAACAGCTATGTGCAGGGGAAGAAATATCTCAAGTTGAAGGCTCGACAGGaacagaattttgaaaaatacaaaccACACCTTGTCCCCAGCTCTAAGAAGCACCATGA GCACCagttattttgtgtattgaCACTGAGTCATGTGAATAAAACACCAGCTCATGTGGAGAGACATGTTAATGGGGCAAAGTTCAAAAGGGCAATGGCCAGAT GGGAGGAGTGCCAGCGGCAGGGTGTGGAGTACAAGCCTCCAAGGGGACGTAGGAAGGCTCAGGACCCTGATAACATCAAAGGGAAAAAGTTTGGTGGCGACGCGGAGAATGAGGCAGGGGAGATAAGTGATGCTGATAGTCTCAGTGATCTATACCCAG CTGGTGATTTCAAAGAGGATGACAACagtgaaaatgatgatgatattgaagAAGAGCCGGAAGCAGTCAATGACGATGCTGAAGAGCCAGATGCAGTCAATGAAGATAATGAAGAAGAACCGGAAGATGAAAATGACGAGGACCAGGAGGATTCAGACTTTGAGTTTGAGAAGATGGACACAGTTAGTGACCATGTAGTTGACACAAAAGCAGGGGGAAATAACTGCACTAAGGTTAAGTTTGTGAGTGGAGGGACACCAGAGCCCAGAGGGAAGAAAAGACCACCTCAG